The Xiphophorus hellerii strain 12219 chromosome 5, Xiphophorus_hellerii-4.1, whole genome shotgun sequence genome window below encodes:
- the cnrip1a gene encoding CB1 cannabinoid receptor-interacting protein 1a, with amino-acid sequence MDDVPPIITIQVALRIQPNDGPVFFKVDGTRFGQSRTIKLLTGSKYRVEVAVKPGALEATNMNIGGIVFPLEQQSRDEESVVYHGRYDTEGVPHTKSGDRQPVQVSIEFNKAGSFETVWQVKFYNYYKREHCQFGNNFSNIEYECKPNETRTLMWINKEAFN; translated from the exons ATGGACGACGTCCCGCCGATCATCACCATCCAGGTCGCGCTCCGGATCCAGCCGAACGACGGACCCGTCTTCTTCAAGGTGGACGGAACCCGCTTCGGCCAGAGCCGAACCATCAAGCTGCTGACCGGCTCCAAGTACCGGGTCGAGGTGGCGGTGAAGCCCGGAGCCCTGGAGGCCAC CAACATGAACATCGGAGGAATCGTGTTCCCTCTGGAGCAGCAGTCCAGAGACGAGGAGTCGGTGGTTTACCACGGGCGCTACGACACCGAGGGCGTCCCACACACCAAGAGCGGAGACCGCCAGCCCGTCCAAGTCAGCATAGAG TTCAACAAGGCCGGGTCGTTCGAAACGGTCTGGCAGGTCAAGTTCTACAACTACTACAAGCGGGAGCACTGCCAGTTCGGCAACAACTTCAGCAACATCGAGTACGAGTGCAAACCCAACGAGACCCGGACCCTGATGTGGATCAACAAGGAGGCCTTCAACTGA
- the fbxo48 gene encoding F-box only protein 48, which translates to MQHESAGPSPVFLLCERRAGLTSLEACGSQNFAETLPTEMSVRIFRELDAESLCRASRTCKLWRSIIDDSEQLWRQQCMLVRAVCRREVDSDRSDGLSWKVTLLRNYSRSRVKAAWLAGRYSGVRSADELLGSKMAPLDAETWGEILQAELDR; encoded by the exons ATGCAGCATGAGTCTGCGGGGCCCTCGCCAGTGTTTCTGCTCTGTGAGCGAAGAGCCGGCCTGACGTCCCTGGAAGCTTGCGGCTCTCAGAACTTCGCAGAGACTCTTCCCACGGAGATGAGCGTGAGGATCTTCAGAGAGCTGGACGCAGAAAGCCTGTGCAGAGCCTCCAGGACGTGCAAACTGTGGCGCTCCATCATCGATGACAGCGAGCAGCTGTGGAGGCAGCAGTGCATGCTGGTCCGGGCCGTCTGTCGCCGGGAGGTGGACAGCGACCGCAGCGACGGCCTCTCCTGGAAG GTGACCCTGCTGAGGAACTACAGCCGCAGCCGGGTGAAGGCGGCCTGGCTAGCTGGCCGCTACAGCGGCGTGCGCTCTGCAGACGAGCTGCTGGGCAGCAAGATGGCGCCGCTGGACGCAGAGACCTGGGGGGAGATCCTGCAGGCGGAGCTCGACAGATGA
- the aplf gene encoding aprataxin and PNK-like factor isoform X1: MSGFGLVPVDGGDLVPLPPGETVLGRGPFLGISDSRVSRRHALLENLDGQLRLKPTHINPCFLLSSPNDDPRPLERGSWHRLHPGDQFSLLPGRFIYRVAPRYPPPRRCHGDGGASVTTRMRNSQKFEEEDGALPLPVGSDAAAPLGQEQTSCPDRNRHSSDFRQEVSTPRLDGVQSDEAPPPPRRRVLPAWMMAAAAAPASKGVKRSKPAASQAPPTLSPPPEGAELREEDAERPRKKSRAMSSEEEILPTQTDDLWDESTSRGQIGPSRSGVSSAPSRSAAAEKSQQEEKKTRSGVRTSCPYGKDCYRKNPLHFQESSHPGDADYEEEEEEEEERPECPYGAVCYRKNPLHRKQFRHTERPVPRSADDDPDDDPDDDPDDDPDSFISDDSGDDSDYEPQDDLRRQNEAKAFLRKRRR, translated from the exons ATGTCCGGCTTCGGCCTGGTCCCGGTGGATGGCGGGGATCTGGTCCCGCTGCCGCCGGGTGAGACGGTGCTGGGCCGGGGTCCCTTCCTCGGG ATCAGTGACTCCAGAGTTTCCCGCCGCCACGCTCTGCTGGAGAACCTGGACGGACAGCTGCGACTCAAGCCG ACCCACATCAACCCGTGTTTCCTCCTGTCGTCCCCGAACGATGACCCCCGACCCCTGGAGAGGGGCTCCTGGCACCGGCTTCACCCCGGAGATCAGTTCTCTCTGCTGCCGGGTCGCTTCATCTACCGGGTGGCGCCCAGGTACCCTCCTCCCAGGCGTTGTCATGGTGATGGTGGGGCGTCTGTCACTACCAGGATGAG AAACAGTCAGAAGTTTGAGGAAGAAGACGgagctcttcctcttcctgtcgGGTCCGATGCGGCAGCTCCTCTGGGTCAGGAACAGACTTCCTGTCCAGACAGGAACCGGCACAGCAGCGATTTCAGGCAG GAAGTCTCGACTCCACGTCTGGACGGCGTTCAGAGCgatgaggctccgccccctcccaggaggcgggtcttaccTGCCTGGATGATGGCGGCTGCTGCGGCTCCAGCCTCCAAAG GCGTGAAGAGGAGTAAACCTGCTGCCTCTCAGGCCCCGCCCACTTTATCCCCGCCACCTGAGGGGGCGGAGCTCCGTGAGGAAGACGCTGAGAGGCCGAGGAAGAAGAGTCGGGCAATGAGCAGCGAGGAAGAAATCCTCCCAACACAAACA GATGACCTCTGGGATGAGTCAACCTCCAGAGGTCAGATCGGACCCAGCAGGTCAGGGGTCAGCTCTGCGCCGTCCCGCAGCGCAGCAGCTGAGAAATCGcagcaggaggagaagaagaccCGGTCTGGAGTCAGAACCTCTTGTCCCTACGGGAAGGACTGCTACAG GAAGAACCCGCTTCACTTCCAGGAGAGCAGTCACCCTGGAGACGCCGActacgaggaagaggaggaggaggaggaagagcgaCCGGAGTGTCCGTACGGCGCCGTCTGCTACAG GAAGAATCCTCTCCACCGGAAGCAGTTCAGACACACGGAGCGACCCG TCCCCCGCTCCGCCGACGATGACCCCGACGATGACCCCGACGATGACCCCGACGATGACCCCGACAGCTTCATCAGCGACGACTCAGGCGACGACTCGGACTACGAGCCGCAGGACGACCTGCGGCGGCAGAACGAGGCTAAGGCCttcctgaggaagaggaggaggtag
- the aplf gene encoding aprataxin and PNK-like factor isoform X2, protein MSGFGLVPVDGGDLVPLPPGETVLGRGPFLGISDSRVSRRHALLENLDGQLRLKPTHINPCFLLSSPNDDPRPLERGSWHRLHPGDQFSLLPGRFIYRVAPRNSQKFEEEDGALPLPVGSDAAAPLGQEQTSCPDRNRHSSDFRQEVSTPRLDGVQSDEAPPPPRRRVLPAWMMAAAAAPASKGVKRSKPAASQAPPTLSPPPEGAELREEDAERPRKKSRAMSSEEEILPTQTDDLWDESTSRGQIGPSRSGVSSAPSRSAAAEKSQQEEKKTRSGVRTSCPYGKDCYRKNPLHFQESSHPGDADYEEEEEEEEERPECPYGAVCYRKNPLHRKQFRHTERPVPRSADDDPDDDPDDDPDDDPDSFISDDSGDDSDYEPQDDLRRQNEAKAFLRKRRR, encoded by the exons ATGTCCGGCTTCGGCCTGGTCCCGGTGGATGGCGGGGATCTGGTCCCGCTGCCGCCGGGTGAGACGGTGCTGGGCCGGGGTCCCTTCCTCGGG ATCAGTGACTCCAGAGTTTCCCGCCGCCACGCTCTGCTGGAGAACCTGGACGGACAGCTGCGACTCAAGCCG ACCCACATCAACCCGTGTTTCCTCCTGTCGTCCCCGAACGATGACCCCCGACCCCTGGAGAGGGGCTCCTGGCACCGGCTTCACCCCGGAGATCAGTTCTCTCTGCTGCCGGGTCGCTTCATCTACCGGGTGGCGCCCAG AAACAGTCAGAAGTTTGAGGAAGAAGACGgagctcttcctcttcctgtcgGGTCCGATGCGGCAGCTCCTCTGGGTCAGGAACAGACTTCCTGTCCAGACAGGAACCGGCACAGCAGCGATTTCAGGCAG GAAGTCTCGACTCCACGTCTGGACGGCGTTCAGAGCgatgaggctccgccccctcccaggaggcgggtcttaccTGCCTGGATGATGGCGGCTGCTGCGGCTCCAGCCTCCAAAG GCGTGAAGAGGAGTAAACCTGCTGCCTCTCAGGCCCCGCCCACTTTATCCCCGCCACCTGAGGGGGCGGAGCTCCGTGAGGAAGACGCTGAGAGGCCGAGGAAGAAGAGTCGGGCAATGAGCAGCGAGGAAGAAATCCTCCCAACACAAACA GATGACCTCTGGGATGAGTCAACCTCCAGAGGTCAGATCGGACCCAGCAGGTCAGGGGTCAGCTCTGCGCCGTCCCGCAGCGCAGCAGCTGAGAAATCGcagcaggaggagaagaagaccCGGTCTGGAGTCAGAACCTCTTGTCCCTACGGGAAGGACTGCTACAG GAAGAACCCGCTTCACTTCCAGGAGAGCAGTCACCCTGGAGACGCCGActacgaggaagaggaggaggaggaggaagagcgaCCGGAGTGTCCGTACGGCGCCGTCTGCTACAG GAAGAATCCTCTCCACCGGAAGCAGTTCAGACACACGGAGCGACCCG TCCCCCGCTCCGCCGACGATGACCCCGACGATGACCCCGACGATGACCCCGACGATGACCCCGACAGCTTCATCAGCGACGACTCAGGCGACGACTCGGACTACGAGCCGCAGGACGACCTGCGGCGGCAGAACGAGGCTAAGGCCttcctgaggaagaggaggaggtag